In Plutella xylostella chromosome 4, ilPluXylo3.1, whole genome shotgun sequence, a genomic segment contains:
- the LOC105397921 gene encoding NADH dehydrogenase [ubiquinone] flavoprotein 1, mitochondrial — translation MAGVLAKVVQGTKTHFGIVGPLVSVNNGAVRYQQTAAPTKTKFGPLADSDRVFTNLYGRHDWRLKGALARGDWYKTKEILLKGHEWIQGELKTSGLRGRGGAGFPTGMKWSFMNKPSDGRPKYLVVNADEGEPGTCKDREIMRHDPHKLVEGCLIAGKAMGAQAAYIYIRGEFYNEASNLQVAIAEAYQAGLIGKNACGSGYDFDVYVHRGAGAYICGEETALIESIEGKQGKPRLKPPFPADVGLFGCPTTVNNVETIAVSPTICRRGGSWFASFGRARNSGTKLFNISGHVNTPCTVEEEMSIPLKELIERHAGGILGGWDNLLAIIPGGSSTPLIPKDVCETVLMDFDGLVAAQTSLGTAAIIVMNKQTDIVKAIARLIMFYKHESCGQCTPCREGVSWMNKIIYRMVDGNASPKEIDMLWEISKQIEGHTICALGDGAAWPVQGLIRHFRPELERRMDEYAAQHGPSKAERLY, via the exons ATGGCTGGCGTGCTGGCGAAAGTTGTTCAGGGAACAAAAACACATTTTG GCATTGTCGGCCCTCTGGTGAGTGTCAACAATGGAGCTGTGCGGTACCAGCAGACGGCTGCTCCCACGAAGACCAAGTTCGGTCCTCTGGCGGACAGCGACCGAGTGTTTACCAACTTGTATGGTCGCCACGACTGGAGGTTAAAGGGAGCCCTCGCCCGCGGTGACTGGTACAAGACCAAGGAGATCCTGCTGAAGGGTCATGAGTGGATTCAAG GTGAACTAAAGACCTCAGGTCTCCGTGGTCGAGGAGGCGCCGGTTTCCCCACCGGTATGAAATGGTCGTTCATGAACAAGCCCTCTGATGGCCGCCCCAAGTACCTAGTAGTGAATGCTGATGAAGGAGAGCCCGGCACGTGCAAGGATCGTGAGATTATGCGTCACGACCCACACAAGCTGGTGGAAGGGTGTCTGATTGCTGGCAAGGCTATGGGAGCTCAAGCTGCGTACATCTACATTAGAGGAGAGTTTTACAATGAGGCCAGCAACTTGCAGGTTGCGATTGCTGAG GCATACCAAGCAGGTCTGATCGGCAAGAATGCTTGTGGTTCCGGCTACGACTTCGACGTCTACGTCCACCGCGGAGCCGGAGCTTACATCTGTGGAGAGGAGACGGCTCTCATTGAGTCCATTGAGGGAAAGCAGGGCAAGCCGCGCCTTAAGCCGCCATTCCCCGCTGATGTTGGTCTGTTTGGATGCCCAACCACTGTGAACAATGTTGAGACTATTGCTGTTTCACCA ACCATCTGCCGTCGCGGAGGCAGCTGGTTCGCCTCCTTCGGACGGGCGCGTAACTCGGGCACGAAACTGTTCAACATCTCCGGCCACGTCAACACTCCTTGTACTGTCGAGGAGGAGATGAGCATACCGCTCAAGGAGCTGATTGAGCGGCACGCGGGAGGGATACTCGGTGGATGGGACAACCTGCTGGCGATCATCCCTGGGGGGTCGTCGACGCCGTTGATTCCTAAGGA CGTCTGCGAGACAGTCCTAATGGACTTCGACGGCCTCGTAGCCGCACAAACATCCCTCGGGACGGCCGCCATCATCGTGATGAACAAGCAGACCGACATCGTGAAGGCCATCGCCCGGCTCATCATGTTCTACAAGCACGAGTCCTGCGGGCAGTGCACGCCGTGTCGCGAGGGAGTGTCGTGGATGAATAAGATTATTTACAG AATGGTGGACGGTAACGCGTCACCGAAAGAAATCGACATGCTTTGGGAGATCTCCAAACAAATTGAAG GCCACACAATCTGCGCGCTAGGCGACGGCGCGGCGTGGCCCGTCCAAGGTCTGATCCGGCACTTCCGGCCCGAGCTGGAGCGCCGCATGGACGAGTACGCGGCGCAGCACGGGCCCAGCAAGGCCGAGCGGCTGTACTAG